The following proteins are encoded in a genomic region of Kosakonia oryzae:
- the tatA gene encoding Sec-independent protein translocase subunit TatA encodes MGGISIWQLLIIAVIVVLLFGTKKLGSIGSDLGASIKGFKKAISDDDKEEKQDKSAQDADFTAKSLSDDAKSNDAKKDEKRHDKEQV; translated from the coding sequence ATGGGTGGTATCAGTATTTGGCAGTTGTTGATTATTGCAGTTATCGTCGTGCTGCTGTTCGGGACGAAAAAACTCGGTTCGATTGGCTCCGATCTTGGCGCTTCCATCAAAGGCTTTAAAAAAGCCATCAGCGATGACGATAAAGAGGAAAAGCAGGATAAATCGGCACAAGATGCAGATTTCACAGCGAAATCCCTCTCTGATGATGCAAAATCCAACGACGCTAAAAAAGACGAAAAACGTC
- the ubiB gene encoding ubiquinone biosynthesis regulatory protein kinase UbiB has product MTPGELRRLYFIIQTFLSYGLDELIPRMRITLPLRIWRRMLFWMPNRHKDKALGERLRLALQELGPVWIKFGQMLSTRRDLFPPLIADQLAMLQDRVAPFDGHLAKQQIEKAMGDLPVETWFDDFEIEPLASASIAQVHTARLKESGKEVVIKVIRPDILPVIKADLKLIYRLAAWVPRLLPDGRRLRPREVVREYEKTLIDELDLLREAANAIQLRRNFENSPMLYVPEIYSDYCSQNMLVMERIYGIPVSDVAALEKNGTNLKLLAERGVQVFFTQVFRDSFFHADMHPGNIFVSYDHPEDPQYIGIDCGIVGSLNKEDKRYLAENFIAFFNRDYRKVAELHVDSGWVPPDTNVEEFEFAIRTVCEPIFEKPLAEISFGHVLLNLFNTARRFNMEVQPQLVLLQKTLLYIEGVGRQLYPQLDLWKTAKPFLETWIKDQVGIPALVRALKEKGPFWIEKMPELPELIYNGLQQGKHLQLSVDKIASELQANHVRQGQSRYLFGIGATLLLSGTLLLINRPDWGLAPLWGIAGGVVVWLVGWYKTR; this is encoded by the coding sequence ATGACGCCAGGTGAACTGCGGCGGCTCTATTTCATCATCCAGACTTTCTTGAGTTACGGGCTTGATGAGCTCATTCCCAGAATGCGTATCACCCTGCCGCTGCGGATCTGGCGCAGGATGCTGTTCTGGATGCCTAACCGGCACAAGGATAAAGCACTTGGAGAACGGCTGCGTCTTGCGTTGCAGGAACTGGGACCGGTGTGGATCAAATTCGGCCAAATGCTCTCTACTCGTCGCGATCTTTTCCCGCCGCTGATTGCCGATCAACTGGCAATGCTACAGGATCGTGTCGCGCCGTTTGACGGGCACCTCGCCAAACAGCAAATCGAAAAAGCGATGGGCGATCTGCCGGTTGAAACCTGGTTTGATGACTTCGAGATTGAACCGCTGGCGTCTGCATCGATTGCTCAGGTTCATACCGCGCGGCTGAAAGAGAGTGGCAAAGAGGTGGTGATCAAGGTGATCCGCCCGGATATTCTGCCGGTGATCAAAGCCGATCTTAAGCTTATTTACCGCCTGGCGGCGTGGGTTCCGCGCCTGCTGCCGGATGGTCGTCGTTTGCGTCCGCGTGAAGTCGTACGGGAATATGAAAAAACGCTGATCGATGAGCTGGATTTGTTGCGTGAAGCCGCCAACGCGATTCAGTTACGGCGTAATTTCGAAAACAGCCCGATGCTGTACGTGCCGGAAATCTACTCCGACTACTGTAGCCAGAATATGCTGGTGATGGAGCGCATTTACGGTATTCCGGTCTCCGATGTTGCGGCGCTGGAAAAGAACGGCACCAACCTGAAATTGCTGGCCGAGCGCGGCGTGCAGGTCTTCTTCACCCAGGTTTTCCGCGACAGTTTTTTCCATGCCGACATGCATCCCGGCAATATTTTTGTCAGCTATGACCATCCGGAGGACCCCCAGTATATCGGCATCGATTGCGGTATCGTAGGTTCGCTCAACAAAGAGGATAAGCGCTACCTGGCGGAGAACTTTATCGCCTTCTTCAACCGCGATTACCGCAAAGTGGCGGAATTGCATGTCGATTCCGGCTGGGTGCCGCCGGACACCAATGTCGAAGAGTTTGAATTCGCCATTCGTACGGTGTGCGAGCCGATATTTGAGAAGCCGCTCGCGGAAATCTCCTTTGGCCACGTGTTGCTTAATCTCTTCAATACCGCTCGTCGCTTCAATATGGAAGTGCAGCCGCAACTGGTGTTGCTGCAAAAAACCTTGCTCTATATTGAAGGCGTCGGCCGTCAGCTCTATCCGCAGCTCGATTTGTGGAAAACGGCGAAACCTTTTCTCGAAACGTGGATCAAAGATCAGGTGGGTATTCCTGCGCTGGTCCGGGCGTTAAAAGAGAAAGGACCGTTCTGGATAGAGAAAATGCCGGAGCTTCCTGAACTGATCTACAACGGTTTGCAGCAAGGTAAGCATTTGCAGTTGAGCGTTGATAAGATTGCCAGCGAATTACAGGCTAACCATGTCCGTCAGGGGCAATCCCGTTATCTGTTTGGTATTGGCGCAACATTGTTGCTTAGCGGGACGTTATTATTGATAAACCGGCCCGACTGGGGGCTGGCTCCCTTATGGGGTATCGCCGGTGGTGTTGTTGTCTGGCTGGTCGGTTGGTATAAGACACGCTAA
- the ubiJ gene encoding ubiquinone biosynthesis protein UbiJ has protein sequence MPFKPMVAAGIERALNTFLYRESALVSARQRLYGKVLRVVLQEFSSPFVLVFSEQQIDVLSEWEGEADCSVITQLRVLPKLRDRQQLTALIRSGELEVQGDIQVVQNLVALADLAEFDPAEVLAPWTGDIAAEGISKFLRGGARLLRHGVQRQQRYVAEVLTEEWRVAPGALEVAWFAEETAAVERATEALAQRLDKLEGK, from the coding sequence ATGCCCTTTAAGCCGATGGTGGCCGCCGGAATCGAACGCGCGCTGAATACCTTTCTCTACCGCGAGAGCGCGCTGGTTTCTGCGCGTCAGCGTCTGTACGGCAAAGTTTTACGCGTTGTTTTGCAGGAGTTCTCCTCGCCGTTTGTGCTGGTGTTTAGCGAGCAGCAGATCGACGTCCTGAGCGAATGGGAAGGAGAGGCCGACTGTTCGGTTATCACCCAGTTGCGGGTATTGCCGAAACTGCGCGATCGCCAACAACTCACTGCGCTTATCCGTAGCGGCGAGCTGGAAGTTCAGGGGGATATCCAGGTCGTGCAAAACCTGGTGGCGCTTGCCGATCTCGCTGAGTTTGATCCCGCTGAGGTGCTTGCTCCCTGGACGGGCGATATTGCTGCCGAGGGTATTAGTAAATTCCTGCGCGGTGGCGCGCGCTTGCTGCGCCATGGCGTTCAGCGTCAACAACGCTACGTCGCTGAAGTGTTAACCGAAGAGTGGCGCGTCGCGCCGGGCGCTCTGGAAGTGGCCTGGTTTGCAGAAGAGACGGCGGCCGTGGAACGTGCGACGGAAGCATTAGCTCAGCGCCTGGATAAACTGGAGGGCAAATGA
- the ubiE gene encoding bifunctional demethylmenaquinone methyltransferase/2-methoxy-6-polyprenyl-1,4-benzoquinol methylase UbiE produces the protein MAEDSKETTHFGFQTVAKENKADMVAHVFHSVASKYDVMNDLMSMGIHRLWKRFTIDCSGVRRGQKVLDLAGGTGDLTAKFSRLVGETGQVVLADINDSMLKMGREKLRNIGIIGNVEYVQANAEALPFPDNTFDCITISFGLRNVTEKEQALRSMFRVLKPGGRLLVLEFSKPIIEPLSKVYDAYSFHVLPRIGQLVASDADSYRYLAESIRMHPDQETLKAMMQDAGFENVDYYNLTAGIVALHRGYKF, from the coding sequence ATGGCGGAAGATTCAAAAGAGACAACACACTTTGGTTTTCAGACCGTCGCCAAAGAAAACAAAGCCGACATGGTGGCGCATGTTTTCCATTCGGTCGCGTCAAAATATGACGTTATGAACGATTTGATGTCGATGGGCATTCACCGTTTATGGAAGCGTTTTACCATTGATTGCAGCGGCGTACGCCGTGGGCAAAAAGTTCTCGATCTGGCCGGCGGAACTGGCGATTTGACCGCTAAGTTCTCACGTCTGGTGGGTGAAACCGGGCAGGTTGTGCTGGCTGATATCAACGACTCAATGCTGAAAATGGGGCGCGAAAAGCTGCGCAACATCGGCATTATCGGTAACGTTGAGTATGTACAGGCAAACGCAGAAGCGCTGCCGTTCCCGGATAATACCTTCGACTGCATTACCATCTCTTTCGGTTTGCGCAACGTAACGGAAAAAGAGCAAGCGCTGCGCTCCATGTTCCGTGTGTTGAAACCGGGCGGGCGTCTTCTGGTGCTGGAGTTTTCCAAACCGATTATTGAGCCGCTGAGTAAAGTGTACGACGCGTACTCTTTCCATGTTCTGCCGCGCATAGGCCAACTGGTGGCAAGCGATGCCGACAGCTACCGCTATCTGGCGGAATCCATCCGTATGCACCCCGATCAAGAAACCCTGAAAGCGATGATGCAGGACGCGGGTTTTGAAAACGTTGACTACTACAATCTGACCGCCGGTATTGTTGCTCTGCACCGTGGCTACAAATTCTGA
- the rmuC gene encoding DNA recombination protein RmuC: MDTSIIVMAALALAGLLVGWLAASWRGAQQQAELLAEQRDVFSELSATRQQLVQSEHWREECELLNNELRSLQHINSSLEADLREVTTRLESTQLHAEEKLRQMHSSEQRLSEQFENLANRIFEQSNRRVDEQNRQSLNGLLTPLREQLDGFRRQVQESFGQEARERHTLAHEIRNLQQLNAQMAQEAINLTRALKGDNKTQGNWGEVVLTRVLEASGLREGYEYETQVSLENDSRARMQPDVIVRLPQGKDVVIDAKMTLVAYERYFNADDEFTREGALQEHIASVRNHIRLLGRKDYQQLPGLRSLDYVLMFIPVEPAFLIALDRQPELITEALKNNIMLVSPTTLLVALRTIANLWRYEHQSRNAQQIAERASRLYDKMRLFVDDMSSIGQSLDKAQDNYRQAMKKLTAGRGNVLAQAEAFRGLGVEIKREINPELTAEAQAQDEEFRLRSGQEAVNEYNEDNQLDDETQHEEPGAKASSGG, from the coding sequence GTGGACACTTCAATCATCGTCATGGCAGCGCTGGCGCTGGCGGGATTACTGGTCGGCTGGCTGGCTGCAAGCTGGCGCGGGGCGCAGCAGCAGGCGGAATTACTTGCCGAGCAACGCGATGTGTTTAGTGAACTGAGCGCCACCCGCCAGCAGTTGGTTCAGAGCGAGCACTGGCGTGAAGAGTGCGAGCTACTCAATAACGAACTGCGCAGCCTGCAGCATATCAACAGCTCGCTGGAAGCCGATCTTCGTGAAGTCACCACCCGCCTGGAATCCACCCAGTTGCATGCGGAAGAGAAGCTACGCCAGATGCACAGCAGCGAGCAGCGTCTCAGCGAACAATTTGAAAACCTTGCGAACCGCATTTTTGAGCAGAGCAACCGGCGGGTGGATGAACAGAACCGCCAGAGCCTGAACGGCCTGCTAACGCCGCTGCGCGAGCAGCTCGACGGTTTTCGCCGTCAGGTGCAGGAGAGCTTTGGCCAGGAGGCGCGCGAACGCCATACGTTGGCGCATGAAATCCGCAATCTGCAACAGCTAAACGCCCAGATGGCTCAGGAGGCCATCAACCTGACGCGCGCATTGAAAGGCGATAATAAAACGCAGGGCAATTGGGGCGAAGTGGTGCTGACCCGCGTGCTGGAAGCGTCCGGTCTGCGCGAAGGGTACGAATATGAAACCCAGGTCAGCCTGGAAAACGACAGCCGTGCGCGTATGCAGCCGGATGTGATCGTGCGCTTACCGCAGGGCAAGGATGTCGTGATTGATGCCAAAATGACGCTGGTGGCCTACGAGCGCTACTTCAACGCCGACGATGAATTTACCCGCGAAGGCGCGCTGCAGGAGCATATCGCCTCGGTACGCAATCATATTCGCCTGTTGGGGCGCAAAGATTATCAGCAGCTTCCCGGCCTGCGCAGCCTCGACTACGTCCTGATGTTTATTCCGGTGGAACCGGCGTTCCTGATCGCCCTCGACAGGCAGCCCGAACTGATAACGGAAGCGCTGAAGAATAACATTATGCTGGTCAGCCCTACCACGCTACTGGTAGCGCTGCGCACCATCGCTAACCTTTGGCGCTATGAGCATCAAAGTCGCAACGCTCAACAGATTGCAGAAAGGGCGAGTCGGCTGTATGACAAAATGCGCCTGTTCGTTGATGACATGTCGTCCATCGGACAGAGCCTGGATAAAGCGCAGGATAACTACCGCCAGGCGATGAAAAAACTCACTGCCGGGCGCGGCAATGTGCTGGCGCAGGCGGAGGCATTTCGCGGCCTTGGCGTTGAGATTAAGCGTGAGATTAATCCAGAATTAACGGCGGAAGCTCAGGCGCAGGATGAAGAGTTTCGCCTGCGATCGGGGCAGGAAGCGGTAAACGAATATAATGAAGACAACCAGTTAGACGATGAAACGCAGCATGAGGAACCTGGCGCGAAGGCATCATCGGGCGGTTGA
- the udp gene encoding uridine phosphorylase, with translation MSRSDVFHLGLTKNDLQGATLAIVPGDPERVEKIAALMDEPVKLASHREFTSWRAELDGKPVIVCSTGIGGPSTSIAVEELAQLGIRTFLRVGTTGAIQPHINVGDVLITTASVRLDGASLHFAPMEYPAVADFACTTALVAAADAIGATKHIGVTASSDTFYPGQERYDTFSGRVVKSFKGSMEEWQSMGVMNYEMESATLLTMCSSQGLRAGMVAGVIVNRTQQEIPNAETMKQTESHAVKIVVEAARRLL, from the coding sequence ATGTCCAGGTCTGATGTTTTTCATCTCGGTCTCACCAAAAACGATTTACAAGGGGCTACGCTGGCCATTGTCCCTGGCGATCCGGAGCGTGTGGAAAAGATCGCCGCGCTGATGGATGAGCCGGTCAAACTGGCATCTCACCGCGAATTTACCAGCTGGCGTGCCGAACTGGATGGCAAGCCGGTTATTGTGTGCTCCACCGGCATCGGCGGTCCGTCAACGTCTATCGCCGTTGAAGAACTGGCGCAGCTTGGCATCCGCACTTTTCTGCGTGTCGGCACAACCGGGGCGATTCAGCCGCATATCAATGTTGGCGATGTACTGATTACCACCGCCTCCGTGCGCCTTGATGGCGCCAGCCTGCATTTTGCACCGATGGAATACCCGGCGGTGGCCGACTTTGCCTGCACTACGGCGCTGGTTGCAGCGGCGGATGCGATTGGCGCAACTAAACACATTGGCGTAACAGCATCGTCTGACACCTTTTACCCGGGCCAGGAGCGTTATGACACATTCTCCGGGCGCGTGGTGAAAAGCTTTAAAGGCTCAATGGAAGAGTGGCAATCAATGGGTGTGATGAATTATGAAATGGAATCCGCGACGCTGCTGACCATGTGTTCAAGCCAGGGACTGCGCGCCGGGATGGTGGCTGGGGTGATTGTGAATCGTACCCAGCAGGAGATCCCGAACGCAGAAACGATGAAACAGACCGAAAGCCACGCCGTGAAAATCGTGGTGGAAGCCGCACGTCGCCTGCTGTAA
- a CDS encoding dienelactone hydrolase family protein, producing MTTNKQPGFAPAASPHASTIVHTPEDALIAGETSIPTQGDSMPAFHARPKNAAGPLPIVIVVQEIFGVHEHIRDICRRLALEGYLAIAPELYFRQGDPNDFADIQTLLSGLVSKVPDAQVLADLDHVASWAARNGGNAHQLLITGFCWGGRIAWLYAAHNPQLKAAVAWYGKLVGEKSLNSPRHPVDVATDLTAPVLGLYGAQDTGIPLESVETMRQALRAANATAEIVVYPEAGHAFNADYRPSYHEESAKDGWQRMLAWFAQYNKK from the coding sequence ATGACAACCAACAAACAGCCGGGCTTTGCACCTGCAGCTTCGCCTCACGCTTCCACCATCGTGCACACACCGGAGGACGCCCTAATCGCAGGCGAAACCTCCATTCCCACGCAGGGCGACAGTATGCCTGCGTTTCACGCCCGCCCCAAAAATGCCGCTGGCCCGTTGCCGATCGTCATTGTGGTGCAGGAAATTTTCGGCGTACATGAACATATCCGCGATATCTGCCGCCGTCTGGCGCTGGAAGGTTACCTCGCCATTGCGCCTGAGCTCTACTTTCGCCAGGGCGATCCGAATGATTTCGCCGATATCCAGACGCTCCTGAGCGGGCTGGTCAGTAAGGTGCCGGATGCCCAGGTGCTGGCCGACCTCGACCACGTCGCCAGTTGGGCGGCGCGCAATGGCGGCAACGCACATCAATTGTTGATCACCGGTTTTTGCTGGGGAGGACGTATCGCCTGGCTGTATGCGGCGCATAACCCGCAGTTGAAAGCCGCGGTGGCCTGGTACGGTAAGCTGGTGGGAGAGAAATCGCTCAACTCGCCGCGCCACCCGGTAGATGTCGCGACCGATCTGACCGCGCCAGTGCTGGGTTTATACGGCGCGCAGGATACCGGTATTCCTCTCGAAAGCGTGGAAACCATGCGCCAGGCGCTGCGGGCAGCTAATGCTACTGCCGAGATTGTGGTTTACCCGGAAGCGGGCCATGCCTTTAATGCCGATTACCGCCCGAGCTATCACGAAGAGTCAGCAAAAGATGGCTGGCAACGCATGCTGGCATGGTTTGCCCAGTACAATAAAAAATAG
- a CDS encoding fimbria/pilus periplasmic chaperone has product MRKNISALSLLAVSVCFLPDIASAASSHSVTSTQTFSVRLGASRLIYDPASNGTTLTVTNPQDYPILIQSQALDENRKNKAPFVVTPPLMRLDGQQSSRLRIVRTGGNFRADRETLQWLCVKGIPPKAGDEWAKEEADKVSLNVQLTINNCIKLLIRPGTLKSHPDDAENRLQWQQHGNKLTATNNSPFYINISALKINGVTVQDIKYVAPFSSRDFTLTSATKSKRIEWKIVNDYGGESQTWQASVE; this is encoded by the coding sequence GTGAGAAAAAATATTTCAGCATTGTCGCTTTTAGCCGTATCTGTTTGTTTTTTGCCTGACATCGCCTCAGCCGCATCCTCCCATTCTGTAACGTCGACCCAAACGTTTTCAGTCCGGCTTGGTGCCTCTCGTTTGATTTATGATCCTGCGTCCAACGGTACAACCCTGACGGTAACCAATCCGCAGGATTACCCCATTCTGATCCAGTCTCAAGCGCTGGATGAAAACAGGAAAAATAAAGCACCGTTTGTTGTAACGCCCCCGCTGATGCGCCTGGACGGGCAGCAGTCCAGCCGATTACGTATTGTGCGCACCGGCGGTAATTTCCGGGCCGACCGTGAAACGTTACAGTGGTTATGCGTCAAGGGAATTCCCCCCAAAGCGGGAGACGAGTGGGCAAAAGAGGAGGCAGATAAAGTCTCGCTGAACGTTCAACTCACTATCAATAACTGTATCAAACTGCTCATTCGTCCAGGCACGTTAAAAAGCCATCCTGACGATGCAGAAAATCGCCTGCAATGGCAGCAGCACGGCAATAAATTGACCGCAACGAATAACTCGCCGTTTTACATTAATATCAGCGCGCTAAAAATTAATGGCGTTACCGTACAGGACATCAAATACGTTGCGCCTTTCTCTTCGCGCGATTTCACACTGACTTCCGCAACAAAAAGTAAAAGAATTGAATGGAAGATCGTGAACGATTACGGCGGTGAAAGTCAGACCTGGCAAGCCAGCGTAGAATAA
- a CDS encoding FimD/PapC C-terminal domain-containing protein, with amino-acid sequence MPFGALVTLAGNETNTGAGITGDGGEVYMSGLPLTGRLLVSLGNKRPCIADYRLPEEKNSAGIYAFRAVCR; translated from the coding sequence GTGCCCTTTGGCGCGCTGGTCACGCTTGCGGGCAATGAGACCAACACCGGCGCAGGTATTACGGGTGATGGCGGAGAGGTGTACATGAGCGGGCTACCGCTAACGGGAAGACTCCTGGTCTCGCTGGGCAATAAACGCCCATGTATAGCGGACTACCGTCTACCAGAAGAAAAAAACTCTGCGGGTATCTATGCCTTTAGAGCCGTATGCCGTTAA
- the afaD gene encoding AfaD family invasin, translating to MKSKITLPLLIVAALCLPTTQAQAAEAVPEVTLNIHPPQETKLRDGTVIGYGRIVFQAAHSGYLAWLNAQKSAPTPGRYVLTGKRDSAHQLRVRLAGEDWSGESKDRGGIVSTTSATRASFQIVIDGNQQAAADEYVITANALAIVP from the coding sequence ATGAAAAGCAAAATCACACTTCCGTTACTCATTGTCGCCGCGCTCTGTTTGCCCACAACACAGGCGCAGGCAGCGGAAGCCGTACCTGAAGTTACGCTGAACATACATCCACCCCAGGAGACAAAATTGCGTGATGGCACGGTTATCGGCTACGGCCGGATAGTTTTTCAGGCGGCGCATTCCGGGTATCTGGCCTGGCTGAATGCACAGAAAAGCGCCCCGACGCCGGGGCGATATGTACTGACGGGCAAGCGTGATTCTGCGCATCAATTGCGGGTTCGGCTGGCAGGTGAAGACTGGTCAGGTGAGAGCAAGGATCGAGGCGGCATTGTCAGCACCACCTCCGCGACGCGAGCCAGCTTTCAGATTGTCATCGACGGAAACCAGCAAGCCGCTGCCGATGAATACGTCATTACGGCCAACGCGCTTGCCATCGTCCCGTGA
- the metE gene encoding 5-methyltetrahydropteroyltriglutamate--homocysteine S-methyltransferase, with amino-acid sequence MTIYNHTLGFPRVGLRRELKKAQESYWAGNSSREELLAVGRELRARHWDQQKQAGIDLLPVGDFAWYDHVLTTSLLLGNVPARHQNNDGSVDIDTLFRIGRGRAPTGEPAAAAEMTKWFNTNYHYMVPEFSKGQQFKLTWTQLLDEVDEALALGHKVKPVLLGPVTYLWLGKVKGEQFDRLSLLNDILPVYQQVLAELAKRGIEWVQIDEPALVLELPQAWLDAFKPAYEALNGKVKLLLTTYFEGVTPNLDTITALPVQGLHVDLVHGKDNVAQLHQRLPADWLLSAGLVNGRNVWRADLTEKYAQIKDVVGKRPLWVASSCSLLHSPIDLSVETRLDAEVKSWFAFALQKCEELALLRDALNSGNTEKLNEWSAPIQARRHSTRVHNPAVAKRLAAITAQDSQRARPYAERAQAQRVRFNLPAWPTTTIGSFPQTTEIRGLRLDFKQGRLDAGNYRTGIAEHIKQAIIEQERLGLDVLVHGEAERNDMVEYFGEHLDGFVFTQNGWVQSYGSRCVKPPVVIGDVSRPEAITVEWAKYAQSLTEKPVKGMLTGPVTILCWSFPREDVTRETIAKQIALALRDEVADLEAAGIGIIQIDEPALREGLPLRRSDWDAYLAWGVEAFRINAAVAKDDTQIHTHMCYCEFNDIMDSIAALDADVITIETSRSDMELLESFEEFEYPNEIGPGVYDIHSPNVPSVAWIEALLQKAAQRIPAQRLWVNPDCGLKTRGWPETRAALANMVKAAQNLRQQ; translated from the coding sequence ATGACAATATATAACCACACCCTCGGTTTTCCTCGCGTCGGCCTGCGTCGCGAGTTGAAAAAAGCGCAAGAAAGTTACTGGGCGGGAAATTCTTCTCGCGAAGAGCTGCTGGCGGTAGGGCGCGAGCTGCGCGCCCGTCACTGGGATCAGCAAAAACAGGCCGGGATCGACCTGCTGCCGGTCGGTGATTTCGCCTGGTACGACCATGTTCTGACCACCAGCCTGCTGCTGGGCAATGTGCCGGCTCGTCATCAGAACAACGACGGCTCTGTCGATATCGACACTCTGTTCCGCATCGGCCGCGGTCGCGCACCGACCGGCGAACCAGCGGCAGCGGCAGAGATGACCAAATGGTTTAACACCAACTACCACTACATGGTGCCGGAATTCAGCAAAGGCCAGCAGTTCAAACTGACCTGGACGCAACTGCTGGATGAGGTGGACGAAGCGCTGGCGCTGGGCCACAAGGTGAAGCCCGTGCTGCTTGGGCCGGTCACCTATCTGTGGCTGGGCAAAGTGAAAGGCGAACAATTTGATCGCTTAAGCCTGCTGAACGACATTCTGCCGGTTTACCAGCAAGTGCTGGCCGAACTGGCGAAACGCGGTATTGAGTGGGTGCAGATCGACGAACCGGCGCTGGTGCTGGAGCTGCCGCAAGCGTGGCTGGATGCCTTCAAACCGGCGTATGAGGCCCTGAACGGCAAAGTAAAACTGCTGCTGACCACCTATTTCGAAGGCGTCACGCCGAACCTGGACACCATTACCGCGTTGCCGGTACAGGGTCTGCATGTCGATCTGGTACACGGTAAAGACAACGTTGCGCAGTTGCATCAACGTCTGCCTGCCGACTGGCTGCTCTCTGCTGGTCTGGTGAATGGCCGTAACGTCTGGCGCGCCGACCTGACCGAGAAATATGCGCAGATTAAAGATGTGGTCGGCAAACGTCCGCTGTGGGTTGCCTCTTCCTGTTCGCTGCTGCACAGCCCGATCGATCTGAGTGTTGAGACGCGCCTTGATGCTGAAGTGAAGAGCTGGTTCGCTTTCGCCCTGCAAAAATGCGAAGAACTGGCGTTGTTACGTGATGCTCTGAACAGCGGCAATACCGAAAAACTGAATGAATGGAGCGCCCCGATCCAGGCGCGCCGCCACTCTACCCGCGTGCACAACCCGGCGGTGGCAAAACGTCTGGCGGCGATCACCGCGCAGGACAGCCAGCGGGCGCGTCCGTACGCTGAACGTGCGCAAGCGCAGCGCGTGCGTTTCAACCTGCCGGCGTGGCCGACCACGACTATCGGCTCGTTTCCGCAGACCACCGAGATCCGCGGCTTGCGTCTGGATTTTAAACAGGGACGTTTAGATGCGGGCAATTACCGCACCGGCATTGCTGAACACATTAAGCAGGCGATTATCGAACAAGAGCGTTTGGGGCTGGATGTGCTGGTACATGGCGAAGCTGAACGTAACGACATGGTGGAATACTTCGGTGAACACCTTGATGGTTTCGTCTTTACGCAAAATGGTTGGGTGCAGAGCTACGGCTCTCGCTGCGTGAAGCCGCCGGTGGTGATCGGCGACGTGAGCCGCCCGGAAGCGATTACCGTCGAGTGGGCGAAGTACGCGCAATCGCTGACCGAAAAACCGGTCAAAGGCATGCTGACCGGTCCGGTCACCATCCTCTGCTGGTCTTTCCCGCGCGAAGATGTCACCCGCGAAACCATCGCCAAACAGATCGCGCTGGCGCTGCGTGACGAAGTGGCCGATCTGGAAGCTGCCGGTATTGGTATCATTCAGATTGACGAACCGGCACTGCGCGAAGGTTTACCGCTGCGCCGCAGCGACTGGGATGCTTACCTGGCGTGGGGCGTGGAGGCGTTCCGTATTAATGCTGCAGTGGCGAAGGATGACACGCAGATCCACACCCACATGTGCTATTGCGAGTTCAACGACATCATGGATTCCATCGCCGCGCTGGATGCGGATGTGATCACCATTGAAACCTCGCGTTCGGATATGGAACTGCTGGAGTCGTTCGAAGAGTTCGAATACCCGAACGAAATCGGACCGGGCGTGTACGATATTCACTCGCCGAATGTGCCGAGCGTGGCGTGGATCGAAGCCCTGCTGCAAAAAGCGGCGCAGCGCATTCCGGCACAGCGTCTGTGGGTGAACCCGGATTGCGGTCTGAAAACCCGCGGCTGGCCGGAAACCCGCGCCGCGCTGGCTAATATGGTGAAAGCCGCGCAGAACCTGCGTCAGCAGTAA